The Rattus rattus isolate New Zealand chromosome 1, Rrattus_CSIRO_v1, whole genome shotgun sequence genome includes a region encoding these proteins:
- the LOC116890041 gene encoding 25-hydroxyvitamin D-1 alpha hydroxylase, mitochondrial has protein sequence MTQAVKLASRVFHRVQLPSQLGSDSVLRSLSDIPGPSTPSFLAELFCKGGLSRLHELQVHGAARYGPIWSGSFGTLRTVYVADPALVEQLLRQESHCPERCSFSSWSEHRRRHQRACGLLTADGEEWQRLRSLLAPLLLRPQAAAGYAGTLDSVVSDLVRRLRRQRGRGSGLPDLVLDVAGEFYKFGLEGIGAVLLGSRLGCLEAEVPPDTETFIEAVGSVFVSTLLTMAMPSWLHRLIPGPWARLCRDWDQMFAFAQKHVEQREGEAAVRNQGKPEEDLPSGHHLTHFLFREKVSVQSIVGNVTELLLAGVDTVSNTLSWALYELSRHPEVQSALHSEITGAVNPGSYAHPQATALSQLPLLKAVIKEVLRLYPVVPGNSRVPDRDICVGNYVIPQDTLVSLCHYATSRDPAQFREPNSFNPARWLGEGPAPHPFASLPFGFGKRSCIGRRLAELELQMALAQILTHFEVLPEPGALPVKPMTRTVLVPERSINLQFVDR, from the exons ATGACCCAGGCAGTCAAGCTCGCCTCCAGAGTCTTCCATCGAGTCCAACTGCCTTCTCAGCTGGGCAGTGACTCGGTTCTCCGGAGTTTGTCTGATATCCCTGGGCCCTCTACACCTAGCTTCCTGGCTGAACTCTTCTGCAAAGGGGGGCTGTCCAGGCTACATGAACTGCAG GTGCATGGCGCTGCGCGGTACGGGCCAATATGGTCCGGCAGCTTCGGGACACTTCGCACAGTTTATGTGGCCGACCCTGCACTTGTAGAGCAGCTCCTGCGACAAGAAAGTCATTGTCCAGAGCGCTGTAGTTTTTCATCTTGGTCAGAGCACCGTCGCCGCCACCAGCGGGCTTGCGGGTTGCTAACGGC GGATGGTGAAGAATGGCAGAGGCTCCGAAGTCTCCTGGCCCCGCTACTCCTCCGGCCTCAAGCAGCCGCCGGCTATGCTGGAACTCTGGACAGCGTGGTCAGTGACCTCGTGCGACGACTAAGGCGCCAGCGGGGACGTGGCTCTGGGCTACCGGACCTAGTTCTGGACGTGGCGGGAGAGTTTTACAAATTTGGCCTAGAAG GCATAGGCGCGGTGCTGCTGGGATCGCGCCTGGGCTGCCTGGAGGCTGAAGTTCCTCCAGACACAGAAACCTTCATTGAGGCCGTGGGCTCGGTGTTTGTGTCTACACTCTTGACCATGGCAATGCCCAGTTGGCTGCACCGCCTTATACCCGGACCCTGGGCCCGCCTCTGCAGAGACTGGGATCAGATGTTTGCCTTTG CCCAGAAGCACGTGGAGCAGCGCGAAGGCGAAGCTGCTGTGAGGAACCAGGGAAAGCCTGAGGAGGATTTGCCATCGGGGCATCACTTAACCCACTTCCTTTTTCGGGAAAAGGTGTCTGTCCAGTCCATAGTGGGAAATGTGACAGAGCTACTACTGGCTGGAGTGGACACG GTATCCAATACGCTCTCCTGGGCACTCTATGAGCTCTCCCGGCACCCGGAAGTCCAGTCTGCACTCCACTCTGAGATCACAGGCGCTGTGAACCCTGGCTCCTATGCCCACCCCCAAGCCACTGCTCTGTCCCAGCTACCCCTGCTAAAGGCTGTGATCAAAGAAGTGTTGAG ATTGTACCCTGTGGTACCTGGGAACTCCCGTGTCCCAGACAGAGACATCTGTGTAGGAAACTATGTTATTCCCCAAGAT ACACTGGTTTCCCTCTGTCACTATGCCACTTCAAGGGACCCCGCCCAGTTTCGGGAACCCAACTCTTTTAATCCAGCTCGATGGcttggggagggtccagccccCCACCCATTTGCATCTCTTCCTTTTGGCTTTGGCAAACGAAGTTGCATAGGGAGACGCTTGGCAGAGCTTGAGCTACAAATGGCGTTGGCCCAG ATCTTGACCCATTTTGAGGTGCTGCCTGAGCCAGGTGCTCTTCCAGTCAAACCCATGACCCGGACTGTCCTGGTACCTGAGAGGAGCATCAATCTCCAGTTTGTAGACAGATAG
- the Marchf9 gene encoding E3 ubiquitin-protein ligase MARCH9 translates to MLKSRLRMFLNELKLLVLTGGGRPRAEPQPRGGGGGGCGWAPFAGCSARDGDGDEEEYYGSEPRARGLAGDKEPRAGPPPPPAPPPPPPGALDALSLSSSLDSGLRTPQCRICFQGPEQGELLSPCRCDGSVRCTHQPCLIRWISERGSWSCELCYFKYQVLAISTKNPLQWQAISLTVIEKVQIAAIVLGSLFLVASISWLIWSSLSPSAKWQRQDLLFQICYGMYGFMDVVCIGLIVHEGSSVYRIFKRWQAVNQQWKVLNYDKTKDVGGDAGGGAAGKPGPRTSRTSPPAGAPSRPPAAQRMRTLLPQRCGYTILHLLGQLRPPDARSSSHSGREVVMRVTTV, encoded by the exons ATGCTCAAGTCTCGGCTCCGCATGTTCCTGAACGAGCTGAAGCTGCTGGTGCTGACGGGCGGGGGGCGGCCCCGGGCCGAGCCGCAGCCCCGGGGGGGCGGGGGAGGCGGCTGCGGCTGGGCGCCCTTCGCTGGCTGCTCCGCCCGGGACGGTGACGGCGACGAAGAGGAGTACTACGGGTCGGAGCCACGGGCTCGGGGCCTGGCCGGCGACAAGGAACCGCGGGCCGGACCCCCGCCGCcgcccgcgccgccgccgccgcccccagGCGCGCTGGACGCCCTGTCGCTCAGCAGCAGCTTGGACAGTGGGCTCCGAACCCCCCAGTGCAGGATCTGCTTCCAAGGCCCGGAGCAG ggGGAGCTCCTGAGCCCCTGCCGCTGTGACGGCTCAGTGCGTTGCACACACCAACCCTGCCTAATCCGCTGGATCAGTGAGAGGGGCTCCTGGAGCTGTGAGCTTTGCTATTTCAAGTACCAGGTCCTGGCGATCAGCACCAAGAATCCACTGCAG TGGCAGGCCATCTCCTTGACTGTCATCGAGAAGGTCCAGATTGCTGCTATTGTTCTGGGCTCACTGTTCCTGGTCGCCAGCATCTCCTGGCTCATCTGGTCCTCACTCAGTCCTTCGGCCAAGTGGCAACGCCAGGATCTGCTCTTCCAGATCTGCTATGGCATGTATGGCTTCATGGACGTTGTCTGCATAG GTCTCATCGTCCATGAAGGGTCTTCTGTTTACCGCATCTTCAAGCGCTGGCAGGCCGTGAACCAGCAGTGGAAGGTCCTGAACTATGACAAGACCAAGGACGTGGGAGGAGAcgcagggggaggggcagcagggaAGCCAGGCCCCAGGACCTCAAGGACCAGCCCCCCTGCTGGGGCCCCCAGCCGACCCCCAGCTGCCCAGCGCATGCGGACGCTCTTGCCTCAGCGCTGTGGTTACACAATCCTGCATCTCCTCGGACAGCTACGGCCACCAGATGCCCGTTCCAGCTCTCATTCTGGTCGAGAGGTTGTCATGAGGGTCACTACAGTTTGA
- the Mettl1 gene encoding tRNA (guanine-N(7)-)-methyltransferase isoform X2, with translation MHGPVKPEEMDWSELYPEFFAPPNQNKSHDDPKDEKEKHSGAQVEFADIGCGYGGLLVALSPLFPDTLILGLEIRVKVSDYVQDRIRALRATPGGGFQNIACLRSNAMKHLPNFFRKGQLAKMFFLFPDPHFKRTKHKWRIISPTLLAEYAYVLRVGGLVYTITDVLELHEWMCTHFEEHPLFERVPLEELSEDPIVEHLGTSTEEGKKVLRNNGKNFPAIFRRIQDPLLQAVTPNPTLP, from the exons atgcatgg cCCTGTGAAGCCAGAGGAGATGGACTGGTCTGAGCTTTACCCAGAGTTCTTTGCTCCACCTAATCAAAACAAGAGCCATGATGATccaaaggatgagaaagaaaagcactCTGGGGCCCAAGTGGAGTTTGCAGACATAGGCTGTGGCTATGGTGGCTTGTTAG TGGCACTGTCACCGCTCTTCCCAGATACCCTGATTCTGGGTCTGGAAATTCGGGTGAAGGTGTCCGACTATGTGCAAGACAGGATTCGGGCCCTCCGTGCAACTCCCGGAGGTGGATTCCAGAACATCGCCTGTCTCCGCAGTAACGCCATGAAGCACCTTCCTAACTTCTTCCGCAAGGGCCAG CTGGCAAAGATGTTCTTCCTCTTTCCCGACCCACACTTTAAGCGAACGAAGCATAAGTGGCGAATCATCAGCCCCACACTTCTGGCAGAGTATGCCTACGTGCTGAGAGTCGGG GGCCTGGTATACACCATCACCGATGTCCTGGAACTGCACGAATGGATGTGCACCCATTTTGAAGAGCACCCACTGTTTGAGCGTGTGCCTCTGGAAGAGCTA AGTGAAGACCCCATTGTGGAACATCTAGGCACTTCaactgaggaaggaaagaaagttctACGAAACAATGGAAAGAATTTCCCAGCCATCTTCCGAAGAATACAGGATCCCCTCCTCCAGGCAGTGACCCCCAATCCTACCCTACCTTAG
- the Cdk4 gene encoding cyclin-dependent kinase 4 isoform X2, translated as MGGGHVSRTSAVGPASRVSARLSGSWSHGEGGGEGASLARGLCLWSGPKRPAARDRSPVYGAAGTGSRAQIKGHLRSSWPSVRLMDVCATSRTDRDIKVTLVFEHIDQDLRTYLDKAPPPGLPVETIKDLMRQFLSGLDFLHANCIVHRDLKPENILVTSNGTVKLADFGLARIYSYQMALTPVVVTLWYRAPEVLLQSTYATPVDMWSVGCIFAEMFRRKPLFCGNSEADQLGKIFDLIGLPPEDDWPREVSLPRGAFSPRGPRPVQSVVPEMEESGAQLLLEMLTFNPLKRISAFRALQHSYLHKEESDPE; from the exons ATGGGTGGAGGTCACGTGTCCAGAACGTCCGCCGTCGGCCCCGCCTCCCGGGTTTCCGCGCGCCTCTctggcagctggtcacatggtgagggtgggggtgagggggccTCTCTAGCTCGCGGCCTGTGTCTATGGTCTGGCCCGAAGCGTCCAGCTGCCCGGGACCGATCCCCGGTGTATGGCGCCGCAGGAACCGGCTCCCGGGCCCAGATAAAGGGCCACCTCCGCAGCTCTTGGCCGAGCGTAAG GCTGATGGATGTCTGTGCTACTTCCCGAACTGATCGGGACATCAAGGTCACCTTAGTGTTTGAGCATATAGACCAGGACCTACGGACATACCTGGACAAAGCACCTCCGCCGGGCTTGCCTGTTGAGACCATTAAG GATCTGATGCGCCAGTTTCTAAGCGGCCTAGATTTCCTTCATGCAAACTGCATTGTTCATCGGGACCTGAAGCCAGAGAACATTCTAGTGACAAGTAATGGGACAGTTAAGCTGGCCGACTTTGGCCTAGCCAGAATCTACAGCTACCAGATGGCCCTCACGCCTGTG GTTGTTACGCTCTGGTACCGGGCTCCTGAAGTTCTTCTGCAGTCTACATATGCAACGCCTGTGGATATGTGGAGTGTTGGCTGTATCTTCGCAGAGATGTTTCGCCGGAA GCCTCTCTTCTGTGGGAACTCTGAGGCCGACCAGCTGGGCAAAATCTTTGA TCTCATTGGATTGCCTCCAGAAGACGACTGGCCTCGAGAGGTCTCTCTTCCTCGAGGAGCCTTTTCCCCCAGAGGACCTCGGCCAGTGCAGTCAGTGGTGCCGGAGATGGAGGAATCTGGAGCGCAGTTGCTGCTG GAAATGCTGACCTTTAACCCACTTAAGCGAATCTCTGCCTTCCGAGCCCTGCAGCACTCTTACCTGCACAAGGAGGAAAGTGACCCGGAGTGA
- the Mettl1 gene encoding tRNA (guanine-N(7)-)-methyltransferase isoform X1 has product MAGAEAPQPQKRYYRQRAHSNPMADHTLRYPVKPEEMDWSELYPEFFAPPNQNKSHDDPKDEKEKHSGAQVEFADIGCGYGGLLVALSPLFPDTLILGLEIRVKVSDYVQDRIRALRATPGGGFQNIACLRSNAMKHLPNFFRKGQLAKMFFLFPDPHFKRTKHKWRIISPTLLAEYAYVLRVGGLVYTITDVLELHEWMCTHFEEHPLFERVPLEELSEDPIVEHLGTSTEEGKKVLRNNGKNFPAIFRRIQDPLLQAVTPNPTLP; this is encoded by the exons ATGGCGGGAGCCGAGGCCCCCCAGCCGCAGAAGCGCTACTACCGGCAGCGCGCCCACTCCAACCCTATGGCGGACCACACACTGCGCTA cCCTGTGAAGCCAGAGGAGATGGACTGGTCTGAGCTTTACCCAGAGTTCTTTGCTCCACCTAATCAAAACAAGAGCCATGATGATccaaaggatgagaaagaaaagcactCTGGGGCCCAAGTGGAGTTTGCAGACATAGGCTGTGGCTATGGTGGCTTGTTAG TGGCACTGTCACCGCTCTTCCCAGATACCCTGATTCTGGGTCTGGAAATTCGGGTGAAGGTGTCCGACTATGTGCAAGACAGGATTCGGGCCCTCCGTGCAACTCCCGGAGGTGGATTCCAGAACATCGCCTGTCTCCGCAGTAACGCCATGAAGCACCTTCCTAACTTCTTCCGCAAGGGCCAG CTGGCAAAGATGTTCTTCCTCTTTCCCGACCCACACTTTAAGCGAACGAAGCATAAGTGGCGAATCATCAGCCCCACACTTCTGGCAGAGTATGCCTACGTGCTGAGAGTCGGG GGCCTGGTATACACCATCACCGATGTCCTGGAACTGCACGAATGGATGTGCACCCATTTTGAAGAGCACCCACTGTTTGAGCGTGTGCCTCTGGAAGAGCTA AGTGAAGACCCCATTGTGGAACATCTAGGCACTTCaactgaggaaggaaagaaagttctACGAAACAATGGAAAGAATTTCCCAGCCATCTTCCGAAGAATACAGGATCCCCTCCTCCAGGCAGTGACCCCCAATCCTACCCTACCTTAG
- the Cdk4 gene encoding cyclin-dependent kinase 4 isoform X1, translated as MGGGHVSRTSAVGPASRVSARLSGSWSHGEGGGEGASLARGLCLWSGPKRPAARDRSPVYGAAGTGSRAQIKGHLRSSWPSVRSPAPRMATTRYEPVAEIGVGAYGTVYKARDPHSGHFVALKSVRVPNGGAAGGGLPVSTVREVALLRRLEAFEHPNVVRLMDVCATSRTDRDIKVTLVFEHIDQDLRTYLDKAPPPGLPVETIKDLMRQFLSGLDFLHANCIVHRDLKPENILVTSNGTVKLADFGLARIYSYQMALTPVVVTLWYRAPEVLLQSTYATPVDMWSVGCIFAEMFRRKPLFCGNSEADQLGKIFDLIGLPPEDDWPREVSLPRGAFSPRGPRPVQSVVPEMEESGAQLLLEMLTFNPLKRISAFRALQHSYLHKEESDPE; from the exons ATGGGTGGAGGTCACGTGTCCAGAACGTCCGCCGTCGGCCCCGCCTCCCGGGTTTCCGCGCGCCTCTctggcagctggtcacatggtgagggtgggggtgagggggccTCTCTAGCTCGCGGCCTGTGTCTATGGTCTGGCCCGAAGCGTCCAGCTGCCCGGGACCGATCCCCGGTGTATGGCGCCGCAGGAACCGGCTCCCGGGCCCAGATAAAGGGCCACCTCCGCAGCTCTTGGCCGAGCGTAAG ATCCCCTGCTCCGAGAATGGCTACCACTCGATATGAACCCGTGGCTGAAATTGGTGTCGGTGCCTATGGGACGGTGTACAAAGCCCGAGATCCCCACAGTGGCCACTTTGTGGCTCTCAAGAGTGTGAGAGTTCCTAATGGAGGAGCAGCTGGAGGGGGCCTTCCCGTCAGCACAGTTCGTGAGGTGGCCTTGTTAAGGAGGCTGGAGGCCTTTGAACATCCCAATGTTGTACG GCTGATGGATGTCTGTGCTACTTCCCGAACTGATCGGGACATCAAGGTCACCTTAGTGTTTGAGCATATAGACCAGGACCTACGGACATACCTGGACAAAGCACCTCCGCCGGGCTTGCCTGTTGAGACCATTAAG GATCTGATGCGCCAGTTTCTAAGCGGCCTAGATTTCCTTCATGCAAACTGCATTGTTCATCGGGACCTGAAGCCAGAGAACATTCTAGTGACAAGTAATGGGACAGTTAAGCTGGCCGACTTTGGCCTAGCCAGAATCTACAGCTACCAGATGGCCCTCACGCCTGTG GTTGTTACGCTCTGGTACCGGGCTCCTGAAGTTCTTCTGCAGTCTACATATGCAACGCCTGTGGATATGTGGAGTGTTGGCTGTATCTTCGCAGAGATGTTTCGCCGGAA GCCTCTCTTCTGTGGGAACTCTGAGGCCGACCAGCTGGGCAAAATCTTTGA TCTCATTGGATTGCCTCCAGAAGACGACTGGCCTCGAGAGGTCTCTCTTCCTCGAGGAGCCTTTTCCCCCAGAGGACCTCGGCCAGTGCAGTCAGTGGTGCCGGAGATGGAGGAATCTGGAGCGCAGTTGCTGCTG GAAATGCTGACCTTTAACCCACTTAAGCGAATCTCTGCCTTCCGAGCCCTGCAGCACTCTTACCTGCACAAGGAGGAAAGTGACCCGGAGTGA
- the Tspan31 gene encoding tetraspanin-31, whose amino-acid sequence MACGGFACSKNALCALNVVYMLVGLLLIGVAAWGKGLGVVSSIHIIGGVIAVGVFLLLIAVAGLVGAVNHHQVLLFFYMIILGLVFIFQFGISCSCLAINRNTQADVINASWWVLSNNTRHELERSFDCCGLFNLTTLHLHDDASCSALCKTRSSPCQMCGETFLKHSDKALKILGGVGLFFSFTEILGVWLAMRFRNQKDPRANPSAFL is encoded by the exons atggcttgcgGCGGATTTGCCTGTTCCAAGAATGCGCTATGCGCTCTCAACGTGGTTTATATG CTTGTGGGCTTATTGCTCATTGGCGTAGCTGCCTGGGGCAAGGGCCTCGGTGTGGTGTCCAGCATTCACATCATTGGAGGAGTCATTGCTGTGGgagtcttccttctcctcattgCAGTGGCTGGACTGGTGGGTGCCGTGAACCACCATCAAGTGCTGCTTTTCTTT TATATGATCATCCTGGGTTTGGTCTTCATCTTCCAGTTTGGAATCTCTTGCTCATGTCTGGCTATTAACAGAAACACACAG GCAGATGTCATCAATGCTTCGTGGTGGGTCTTGAGCAACAATACCAGGCATGAACTGGAGAGAAGTTTTGACTGCTGTGGTTTGTTTAACCTTACAACCCTGCACCTACACGATGATGCTTCCTGCAGTGCA CTGTGCAAAACTAGGAGCTCTCCATGCCAGATGTGTGGGGAGACATTCCTTAAACATTCAGACAAAGCTCTCAAGATCCTAGGAGGTGTTGGGCTCTTCTTCAGTTTCACAGAG aTCCTCGGTGTTTGGCTAGCAATGAGATTCCGGAATCAAAAAGACCCTCGAGCCAACCCTAGTGCCTTTCTATGA